In Procambarus clarkii isolate CNS0578487 chromosome 13, FALCON_Pclarkii_2.0, whole genome shotgun sequence, the following are encoded in one genomic region:
- the LOC138364552 gene encoding paternally-expressed gene 3 protein-like — translation MANLSVGAEPQNLSVGAEPQNLSVAAEPQNLSVGGEPQNLSVGAEPQNLSVGAEPQNLSVAAEPQNLSVGAEPQNLSVGAEPQNLSVAAEPQNLSVGAEPQNLSVGAEPQNLSVGGEPQNLSVGAEPQNLSVGAEPQNLSVGAEPHNLSVGAEPQNLSVGAEPQNLSVAAEPQNLSVGAEPLNLSVAAEPQNLSVGAEPQNLSVGAEPQNMSVGAEPQNLSVGAEPQNLSVGAEPQNLSVGAEPQNLSVAAEPQNLSVGAEPQNLSVGAEPQNLSVGAEPQNLSVGAEPHNLSVGAEPHNLSVGAEPQNLSVGAEPQNLSVGAEPQNLSVGAEPQNLSVGAEPLNQSVGAEPQNLSVAAEPQNLSVGAEPVNLSVGAEPQNLSVAAEPQNLSVAAEPQNLSVGAEPQNLSVGAEPQNLSVAAEPQNLSVAAEPQNLSVAAEPQNLSVAAEPQNLSVAAEPQNQSVGAEPQNLSVAAEPQNLSVAAEPQNLSVAAEPQNLSVGAEPQNLSVGAEPQNLSVGAEPQNLSVGAEPQNQSVGAEPQNLSVGAEPQNLSVGAEPQNLSVAAEPQNLSVGAEPQNLSVGAEPQNLSVAAEPQNLSVAAEPQNLSVGAEPQNLSVGAEPQNLSVGAEPQNLSVGAEPQNLSVGAEPQNQSVGAEPQNLSVGAEPQNLSVGAEPQNLSVGAEPQNLSVGAEPQNLSVGAEPQNLSVGAEPQNQSVAAEPVNLSVAAEPQNLSVAAEPQNQSVGAEPQNLSAGAEPQNLSVGAEPQNLSVGAEPQNLSVAAEPQNLSAAAEPQNQSAGAE, via the coding sequence AACCTGTCTGTTGGTGCTGAACCACAGAACCTGTCAGTTGGTGCTGAACCACAGAACCTGTCAGTTGCTGCTGAACCACAGAACCTGTCAGTTGGTGGTGAACCACAGAACCTGTCTGTTGGTGCTGAACCACAGAACCTGTCAGTTGGTGCTGAACCACAGAACCTGTCAGTTGCTGCTGAACCACAGAACCTGTCAGTTGGTGCTGAACCACAGAACCTGTCAGTTGGTGCTGAACCACAGAACCTGTCAGTTGCTGCTGAACCACAGAACCTGTCAGTTGGTGCTGAACCACAGAACCTGTCAGTTGGTGCTGAACCACAGAACCTGTCAGTTGGTGGTGAACCACAGAACCTGTCAGTTGGTGCTGAACCACAGAACCTGTCAGTTGGTGCTGAACCACAGAACCTGTCAGTTGGTGCTGAACCACACAACCTGTCAGTTGGTGCTGAACCACAGAACCTGTCAGTTGGTGCTGAACCACAGAACCTGTCAGTTGCTGCTGAACCACAGAACCTGTCAGTTGGTGCTGAACCACTGAACCTGTCAGTTGCTGCTGAACCACAGAACCTGTCAGTTGGTGCTGAACCACAGAACCTGTCAGTTGGTGCTGAACCACAGAACATGTCAGTTGGTGCTGAACCACAGAACCTGTCAGTTGGTGCTGAACCACAGAACCTGTCAGTTGGGGCTGAACCACAGAACCTGTCAGTTGGTGCTGAACCACAGAACCTGTCAGTTGCTGCTGAACCACAGAACCTGTCAGTTGGTGCTGAACCACAGAACCTGTCAGTTGGTGCTGAACCACAGAACCTGTCTGTTGGTGCTGAACCACAGAACCTGTCAGTTGGTGCTGAACCACACAACCTGTCAGTTGGTGCTGAACCACACAACCTGTCAGTTGGTGCTGAACCACAGAACCTGTCAGTTGGTGCTGAACCACAGAACCTGTCAGTTGGTGCTGAACCACAGAACCTGTCAGTTGGTGCTGAACCACAGAACCTGTCAGTTGGTGCTGAACCACTGAACCAGTCAGTTGGTGCTGAACCACAGAACCTGTCAGTTGCTGCTGAACCACAGAACCTGtcagttggtgctgaacctgtgaacctgtcaGTTGGTGCTGAACCACAGAACCTGTCAGTTGCTGCTGAACCACAGAACCTGTCAGTTGCTGCTGAACCACAGAACCTGTCAGTTGGTGCTGAACCACAGAACCTGTCAGTTGGTGCTGAACCACAGAACCTGTCAGTTGCTGCTGAACCACAGAACCTGTCAGTTGCTGCTGAACCACAGAACCTGTCAGTTGCTGCTGAACCACAGAACCTGTCAGTTGCTGCTGAACCACAGAACCTGTCAGTTGCTGCTGAACCACAGAACCAGTCAGTTGGTGCTGAACCACAGAACCTGTCAGTTGCTGCTGAACCACAGAACCTGTCAGTTGCTGCTGAACCACAGAACCTGTCAGTTGCTGCTGAACCACAGAACCTGTCTGTTGGTGCTGAACCACAGAACCTGTCTGTTGGTGCTGAACCACAGAACCTGTCAGTTGGTGCTGAACCACAGAACCTGTCAGTTGGTGCTGAACCACAGAACCAGTCAGTTGGTGCTGAACCACAGAACCTGTCAGTTGGTGCTGAACCACAGAACCTGTCAGTTGGTGCTGAACCACAGAACCTGTCAGTTGCTGCTGAACCACAGAACCTGTCAGTTGGTGCTGAACCACAGAACCTGTCAGTTGGTGCTGAACCACAGAACCTGTCAGTTGCTGCTGAACCACAGAACCTGTCAGTTGCTGCTGAACCACAGAACCTGTCAGTTGGTGCTGAACCACAGAACCTGTCTGTTGGTGCTGAACCACAGAACCTGTCTGTTGGTGCTGAACCACAGAACCTGTCAGTTGGTGCTGAACCACAGAACCTGTCAGTTGGTGCTGAACCACAGAACCAGTCAGTTGGTGCTGAACCACAGAACCTGTCAGTTGGTGCTGAACCACAGAACCTGTCAGTTGGTGCTGAACCACAGAACCTGTCAGTTGGTGCTGAACCTCAGAACCTGTCAGTTGGTGCTGAACCACAGAACCTGTCAGTTGGTGCTGAACCACAGAACCTGTCAGTTGGTGCTGAACCACAGAACCAGTCAGTTGCtgctgaacctgtgaacctgtcaGTTGCTGCTGAACCACAGAACCTGTCAGTTGCTGCTGAACCACAGAACCAGTCAGTTGGTGCTGAACCACAGAACCTGTCAGCTGGTGCTGAACCACAGAACCTGTCAGTTGGTGCTGAACCACAGAACCTGTCAGTTGGTGCTGAACCACAGAACCTGTCAGTTGCTGCTGAACCACAGAACCTGTCAGCTGCTGCTGAACCACAGAACCAGTCAGCTGGTGCTGAGTAG
- the LOC138364551 gene encoding uncharacterized protein, with protein sequence MAVIMTYWERYDDGCYHDLLGEDCQQENGQNPGQNSGQNSGQNSGQNPGQNSGQNSGQNSGQNSGQNSGQNSGQNSGQNPGQNSGQNPGQNSGQNSGQNSGQNSGQNSGQNSGQNSGQNPGQNSGQNSGQNSGQNSGQNSGQNSGQNSGQNSGQNSGQNSGQNIGQNPGQNSGQNSGQNSGQNSGQNSGQNSGQNSGQNSGQNSGQNPGQNSGQNSGQNSGQNSGQN encoded by the exons ATGGCTGTTATCATGACCTACTGGGAGAGGTATGATGATGGCTGTTATCATGACCTACTGGGAGAG GACTGTCAACAGGAAAACGGACAGAACCCTGGCCAGAACAGCGGACAGAACTCTGGCCAGAACAGCGGACAGAACCCTGGCCAGAACAGCGGACAGAACTCTGGCCAGAACAGCGGACAGAACTCTGGCCAGAACAGCGGACAGAACTCTGGCCAGAACAGCGGACAGAACCCTGGCCAGAACAGCGGACAGAACCCTGGCCAGAACAGCGGACAGAACTCTGGCCAGAACAGCGGACAGAACTCTGGCCAGAACAGCGGACAGAACTCTGGCCAGAACAGCGGACAGAACCCTGGCCAGAACAGCGGACAGAACTCTGGCCAGAACAGCGGACAGAACTCTGGCCAGAACAGCGGACAGAACTCTGGCCAGAACAGCGGACAGAACTCTGGCCAAAACAGCGGACAGAACTCTGGCCAGAACATCGGACAGAACCCTGGCCAGAACAGCGGACAGAACTCTGGCCAGAACAGCGGACAGAACTCTGGCCAGAACAGCGGACAGAACTCTGGCCAGAACAGCGGACAGAACTCTGGCCAGAACAGCGGACAGAACCCTGGCCAGAACAGCGGACAGAACTCTGGCCAGAACAGCGGACAGAACTCTGGCCAGAACTAG